The following coding sequences lie in one Candidatus Planktophila sulfonica genomic window:
- a CDS encoding ABC transporter substrate-binding protein, with protein MIRTNRRKLALTSAVLAVVAMTASSLPAQAASDPGVTSTSIKLGITVPMTGIAAPGYNKIPGAMKAYFDYVNANGGVNGRKITLVIKDDQYIPTTAVAKANELILKDKVFALVGTLGTASTKAISASTQLAKRGIPSLFVNTGFSGFADKKAYPTTFSVLPSYYMEAKIMGKFLKDKYADKKIALIFQDDDFGRDALAGFKQAGVTFTTAIPYASGSQSLPATGAGWISKLKAAGTEVTVLFGVSSASTAALANAYAAGYKTQWVLGSVGGDATTIAASNKAYVPLLFGAKGFSFAPAPSDSSDEYIKLFQSIYASAQPTQTFDNNVVAGMSNAFLAVQAIKATGSNLTRAGLIKTIETKGASLASPFLTPLGYSATSHVGATGYWIGTYDQTGALKPDGGKYTVYTTDSGSGPVVESSFKRPAMPAKGLPN; from the coding sequence ATGATCCGTACAAATCGTCGGAAGTTAGCTCTAACTTCTGCGGTGCTAGCAGTTGTAGCAATGACAGCTAGCTCGTTACCTGCACAAGCAGCATCTGATCCAGGTGTAACTTCAACATCAATCAAATTGGGTATTACCGTCCCAATGACTGGTATTGCAGCTCCTGGCTATAACAAGATTCCAGGCGCAATGAAGGCGTACTTTGATTACGTCAACGCCAACGGTGGAGTAAATGGTCGCAAGATTACTTTGGTAATCAAGGACGATCAGTACATCCCAACAACTGCTGTCGCGAAGGCGAACGAGCTCATCCTCAAGGATAAAGTTTTTGCACTTGTTGGAACTCTTGGAACCGCAAGCACAAAGGCGATTTCAGCTTCAACACAGCTCGCTAAGCGCGGAATTCCTTCACTCTTTGTAAATACAGGATTCAGCGGATTTGCTGACAAGAAGGCTTACCCAACAACATTCTCAGTTCTTCCTTCCTATTACATGGAAGCAAAGATCATGGGCAAGTTCCTCAAGGATAAGTATGCAGATAAGAAAATTGCACTTATCTTCCAGGACGATGACTTTGGTCGCGATGCGCTAGCTGGCTTCAAGCAGGCAGGCGTCACATTCACAACTGCAATACCTTACGCATCAGGTTCACAGTCACTACCTGCAACAGGTGCTGGCTGGATCTCAAAGCTCAAGGCGGCGGGCACTGAAGTAACAGTTCTCTTCGGTGTTTCATCAGCATCAACTGCAGCACTTGCTAACGCATACGCTGCCGGTTACAAGACTCAATGGGTTCTAGGTTCAGTTGGTGGCGATGCAACAACTATCGCTGCAAGCAATAAGGCCTATGTACCACTTCTCTTCGGCGCAAAGGGCTTCTCATTCGCTCCAGCACCAAGTGATTCATCTGATGAATACATCAAGCTATTCCAGTCAATCTATGCATCAGCTCAGCCAACACAGACTTTCGACAACAACGTTGTTGCAGGTATGTCTAACGCCTTCCTTGCAGTACAGGCAATCAAGGCAACTGGTTCAAACCTCACACGTGCAGGATTGATTAAGACTATTGAGACTAAGGGCGCGTCACTCGCGAGCCCATTCCTCACTCCACTCGGATATTCAGCGACATCTCACGTAGGTGCAACTGGGTACTGGATTGGTACATATGACCAGACTGGTGCACTTAAGCCAGATGGTGGCAAGTACACCGTCTACACAACAGACTCAGGTAGCGGACCGGTTGTTGAATCTTCATTCAAGCGCCCAGCAATGCCTGCGAAGGGATTACCTAACTAA
- a CDS encoding branched-chain amino acid ABC transporter permease, with the protein MLKKHPLFGFILFGVILFLLSNRVDELRVFQGATVAIYVIAIASIILLTGYSGQVSLGHGALLAIGGYAAALSRNYWGAPVWLTFCIAVLAAALGGYLLGLAAARLSGPYLAGTTLALAIGLPSIANQFSILGGEQGLLYDIGLPPTSLGADFTQYKWYFWISALAALVTIYWLRNVMNSRYGRSWKAVRSNDVAAELAGINVGRNKVLAFTVSAGVAGLAGALLAMTISTVSPGAFPLALSFSLATGAVLSGVTTLGGVMIGAVTLVAIPEIVDTVVHRFESSEAVANNLPGLLVSTLLILTVLFVPNGPVEQMRARHEKRAKR; encoded by the coding sequence GTGCTTAAGAAACACCCTCTATTCGGCTTCATCCTCTTTGGAGTAATTCTCTTCCTCCTCAGTAATCGAGTTGATGAACTTCGAGTCTTCCAAGGTGCAACAGTTGCAATCTATGTCATTGCTATCGCATCAATTATTTTACTTACAGGTTATTCAGGTCAGGTTTCATTAGGACATGGAGCACTCCTTGCAATCGGAGGATATGCAGCAGCGCTTTCACGTAATTACTGGGGAGCTCCAGTCTGGTTAACTTTCTGTATCGCCGTCCTTGCTGCAGCTCTTGGTGGTTATCTACTTGGCCTTGCTGCAGCGCGATTAAGCGGCCCGTACTTAGCAGGAACAACACTTGCTCTTGCAATTGGTCTTCCTTCTATTGCAAATCAATTTTCGATTCTTGGTGGCGAACAAGGTCTTCTCTATGACATCGGTCTACCACCAACATCACTCGGCGCTGATTTCACTCAATACAAGTGGTACTTCTGGATCTCAGCTTTGGCAGCTCTCGTAACAATTTATTGGTTACGAAATGTTATGAATTCTCGATACGGCAGAAGTTGGAAAGCGGTCCGCAGCAACGATGTTGCCGCCGAACTTGCAGGAATCAATGTAGGCCGCAATAAAGTCCTCGCATTTACCGTGAGCGCAGGCGTAGCTGGTCTTGCCGGAGCCCTTTTAGCCATGACTATCAGCACTGTCTCACCCGGAGCCTTCCCGCTAGCGCTCTCGTTTTCCCTGGCGACAGGCGCGGTGCTATCTGGCGTAACTACCCTCGGAGGCGTAATGATTGGGGCAGTGACATTGGTAGCGATACCTGAAATCGTCGATACGGTCGTACACCGTTTCGAGAGCTCAGAGGCAGTTGCCAATAACTTGCCCGGTCTCTTGGTTAGTACGTTACTAATTTTGACAGTGCTATTTGTCCCAAATGGCCCAGTCGAACAAATGCGTGCGCGCCATGAAAAGCGAGCAAAGCGTTAG
- a CDS encoding branched-chain amino acid ABC transporter permease, which yields MTQFIDMLLIGIGAGSIYALMAIAMVLVWRSTRVINFAQAGMALLSTYIGFELVQRTGNFWIALPLAMILGALFSALVEILLIRTLIKHSTTGPVAGIVPIIATLGLLGFIRATIGFIWGNQDIQIQPPLSKVGFKIGEDTIALSPMNLLVLLTVIGMVLILGFIFQKTSLGLSLRASAYSPEIAQLAGIRVGAIRTIGWAIAGAAGAAAGLLQTVNGTGAVSPDSLEFSLLLTFGFIAAVIGGLESLPGAVLGAVVLGLVLAVVQIYISGTLVFIVAFALLLLVLLIRPQGFIGAKAGRRA from the coding sequence ATGACTCAATTTATTGACATGCTTCTCATCGGAATCGGTGCCGGTTCAATTTATGCGCTAATGGCAATCGCAATGGTTTTAGTATGGCGTTCAACCCGAGTCATCAACTTCGCTCAAGCAGGCATGGCGCTTCTTTCTACATACATTGGTTTCGAACTTGTGCAGCGCACAGGCAACTTTTGGATTGCACTTCCTCTCGCGATGATTCTCGGAGCTCTATTTAGCGCACTGGTCGAGATCCTTTTGATCCGCACTTTGATTAAACACAGCACCACCGGTCCGGTTGCGGGCATCGTTCCCATCATCGCAACTCTTGGATTGCTCGGTTTTATTCGAGCAACAATTGGTTTCATTTGGGGCAACCAAGATATTCAAATCCAGCCTCCGCTTTCTAAGGTTGGGTTCAAGATTGGCGAAGACACCATCGCTCTGTCTCCAATGAATTTACTTGTACTGCTTACTGTCATTGGGATGGTTCTTATTCTCGGATTTATTTTCCAGAAGACCAGCTTGGGACTTTCACTTCGCGCATCTGCTTATTCACCTGAGATCGCACAGCTTGCAGGAATTCGCGTTGGAGCCATTCGCACAATTGGATGGGCGATCGCAGGTGCAGCTGGCGCGGCAGCTGGGCTACTTCAAACAGTTAACGGAACTGGCGCCGTATCTCCAGATTCACTCGAATTCAGTCTCTTACTTACATTTGGATTTATCGCAGCAGTTATCGGTGGACTTGAATCATTGCCGGGTGCGGTACTCGGAGCCGTTGTTCTTGGACTTGTCCTAGCGGTTGTTCAGATCTACATCAGCGGAACGTTGGTCTTTATCGTGGCCTTCGCGCTACTTCTTCTAGTTCTTCTAATTCGCCCACAAGGATTTATCGGAGCGAAGGCAGGTCGCCGTGCTTAA
- a CDS encoding ABC transporter ATP-binding protein, translating into MSLVVKDLIVDHGAIRAISGVSFTVETGKLSAVIGANGAGKSTLLRTLSGLNKATEGTAHWGDHNLLHGKPESHVRQGVSHVSEGKSVVAELTVEENLDLGALWRRNKKEAAETKQQVIDLFPRLGERLEQRADTLSGGERQMLAIGRALMSKPKLLLLDEPSLGLAPLVIEQIFQTIRGIVDAMNLTVVLVEQNAMGALKIADSAVVLNLGRVAISGSAADLIADPAVRTAYLGY; encoded by the coding sequence GTGAGCCTCGTAGTAAAAGATTTGATTGTCGACCACGGTGCAATCCGTGCCATCAGCGGGGTTTCATTTACCGTCGAAACCGGAAAGCTCTCAGCCGTTATTGGTGCAAATGGCGCTGGTAAATCAACGCTACTTCGCACTCTTTCGGGACTTAATAAGGCAACAGAAGGCACTGCGCATTGGGGCGATCACAACCTCTTGCATGGCAAGCCTGAATCCCATGTTCGCCAAGGTGTTTCACATGTATCAGAAGGAAAGTCAGTTGTTGCCGAACTTACCGTTGAAGAGAACTTAGATTTAGGTGCGCTCTGGCGCCGTAATAAGAAAGAGGCGGCTGAAACAAAACAGCAAGTAATCGATCTTTTCCCTCGACTCGGTGAACGTCTTGAACAACGCGCAGATACGTTATCTGGGGGAGAACGTCAGATGCTCGCTATCGGTCGCGCGCTGATGTCTAAGCCAAAGTTACTTCTTCTTGACGAGCCCTCACTCGGTCTTGCTCCACTTGTTATCGAACAAATCTTTCAAACAATTCGCGGAATCGTCGACGCTATGAATCTCACCGTTGTTCTCGTAGAACAGAATGCAATGGGCGCTCTCAAAATTGCAGATTCTGCGGTAGTTCTCAACCTTGGCCGAGTCGCAATTTCAGGAAGCGCAGCAGATCTCATCGCCGACCCAGCAGTGCGTACTGCTTACTTGGGGTACTAA
- a CDS encoding ABC transporter ATP-binding protein — protein sequence MSTNSPLLQAKGVSVSFGGLRALHDVYLDLHKNEVVGVIGPNGAGKTTLFNAICGLVTPDSGTFSFEGEERSWPRTDQLADLGIARTLQGVGLFPDLTVLENVMIGAQKFAKTGLISASFGKNTRDEAELAERSMAALERVYAGALADRRASTLAYPDTKRVAIARALVSEPKVLMLDEPAGGLGPQDIEWMNGLIRNLTAHMSVLIVEHHMDVVMSVCDRLYVLNFGEVISSGSAEVVRRDPAVIAAYLGTGA from the coding sequence ATGTCTACTAATTCACCGCTCCTGCAAGCCAAAGGCGTCTCTGTCTCCTTTGGTGGGCTACGCGCTCTCCATGATGTCTATCTCGATCTTCATAAGAATGAGGTCGTCGGAGTCATCGGGCCCAACGGCGCTGGTAAGACAACTCTCTTTAACGCTATCTGCGGATTAGTAACTCCCGATTCAGGAACATTCTCTTTCGAAGGCGAAGAACGTTCTTGGCCACGGACAGATCAATTAGCAGACCTAGGAATCGCGCGCACTCTTCAAGGTGTTGGATTATTTCCTGATCTCACAGTTCTAGAAAATGTGATGATTGGTGCGCAGAAGTTCGCAAAGACTGGATTGATCTCAGCAAGTTTTGGAAAGAACACTCGCGATGAAGCAGAGCTTGCAGAGCGCTCTATGGCAGCGCTCGAACGCGTGTATGCCGGCGCCCTCGCAGATCGCCGTGCCAGCACTCTTGCTTATCCTGACACGAAGCGCGTTGCTATCGCTCGCGCACTTGTCAGCGAACCTAAAGTCTTGATGCTCGATGAACCAGCAGGTGGACTTGGACCGCAAGATATTGAGTGGATGAACGGCCTTATCCGTAACCTCACAGCGCACATGTCAGTGCTCATCGTTGAACACCATATGGATGTTGTGATGTCGGTGTGCGATCGTCTCTATGTTCTTAACTTCGGTGAAGTAATTTCAAGTGGCTCAGCCGAAGTCGTTCGTCGCGATCCTGCAGTGATTGCTGCCTATCTCGGAACGGGGGCATAA
- the alr gene encoding alanine racemase: MRAEVIVDLSAIKHNVELLKKTAGTKLLAVVKADAYGHGLVPVAKAAISAGADYLGVALLEEAIALREAGIEAPILAWLVQPGSDFKKAIELDIDVAAASLKALQEISDASESKKARVHLEVDTGMTRGGFLSEWDQLTAEHLKNVEVVGIFSHFARADEPGEAQNDEQLARFNDMVERVRSFGFTNVIRHLSNSAATIKNHAAAFDMVRTGIAMYGLSPDVKTLGNSQSLALRPAMQLRAAMYLVKDVPADTPVGYGASESTTADTKLGVIAMGYADGIPRIAHGAGVWSAGKKAFSIGRVSMDQFVVDLGAQSKAQSGDWVVIFGNGSHGEFTADDWGAASQTINYEIVTRIGPRVPRIYAAHVY; this comes from the coding sequence ATGAGAGCAGAAGTAATCGTTGATCTCAGCGCAATTAAGCACAATGTTGAGCTATTGAAGAAGACTGCCGGAACAAAGCTTCTCGCTGTCGTAAAAGCCGATGCATATGGACATGGACTTGTTCCCGTTGCGAAGGCGGCAATTTCTGCTGGCGCTGATTATCTAGGTGTTGCTCTTCTTGAAGAAGCGATTGCTCTTCGAGAGGCCGGTATTGAAGCGCCGATTCTTGCGTGGTTGGTTCAACCTGGTTCAGATTTCAAGAAGGCGATCGAACTCGATATTGATGTAGCGGCAGCTTCACTGAAAGCCCTGCAAGAGATATCAGATGCATCTGAAAGCAAGAAAGCGCGTGTTCATCTCGAAGTCGACACTGGTATGACTCGTGGGGGATTCCTTTCTGAATGGGACCAGCTCACTGCAGAACATTTAAAGAACGTAGAAGTTGTTGGAATCTTCTCTCACTTTGCTCGCGCCGACGAACCCGGCGAAGCGCAGAACGATGAACAACTTGCTCGATTTAACGATATGGTTGAACGAGTTCGCTCATTTGGATTCACCAACGTTATTCGCCACTTATCAAATTCGGCTGCAACAATAAAAAATCACGCAGCAGCCTTCGATATGGTCCGTACCGGAATTGCGATGTATGGACTTTCTCCCGATGTGAAGACACTCGGTAATTCTCAGAGCCTTGCATTAAGACCAGCGATGCAACTTCGCGCCGCGATGTATCTTGTTAAAGATGTTCCTGCAGATACACCGGTGGGTTATGGCGCATCTGAAAGCACAACAGCTGATACCAAACTTGGTGTGATTGCTATGGGTTATGCAGATGGAATTCCTCGTATAGCTCATGGAGCAGGGGTCTGGTCAGCAGGTAAGAAAGCGTTCAGCATTGGCCGAGTTTCTATGGATCAATTTGTCGTTGATTTAGGTGCGCAATCAAAGGCGCAATCCGGTGATTGGGTTGTGATTTTTGGCAATGGCTCGCATGGTGAGTTCACAGCTGATGATTGGGGCGCAGCTTCACAGACAATTAACTACGAGATAGTTACACGAATCGGTCCTCGTGTGCCTAGAATCTACGCAGCCCATGTCTACTAA
- a CDS encoding holo-ACP synthase: MIDGIGIDVVDIARFLESLERTPSLREKLFTESERTLNSQSLAARFAAKEALYKALSPSHGLQWHEAEVISAPNGKPEFLFRGEIADLVDGAHVHLSLSHDGGIASAMVVVER; this comes from the coding sequence ATGATTGATGGAATCGGCATCGATGTCGTGGATATTGCCCGATTCCTCGAATCCCTTGAACGCACCCCAAGCCTGCGCGAAAAGTTATTTACCGAATCTGAGCGCACGTTAAATTCTCAATCACTTGCTGCTCGCTTTGCTGCAAAGGAAGCTCTCTATAAGGCGTTAAGCCCAAGCCATGGCCTGCAATGGCATGAAGCAGAAGTCATCAGCGCTCCCAACGGAAAGCCTGAGTTCTTATTCCGCGGCGAAATCGCAGATCTCGTAGATGGTGCGCACGTACACCTATCTCTTTCACATGATGGCGGAATCGCATCCGCCATGGTGGTGGTTGAGCGATGA
- a CDS encoding phosphatase PAP2 family protein: protein MPTVLDQRQRQMRRALKWSAGLFAGYLYITYQVLTNGFLIRIDRELNNLEHPRFTGTVGFIVRRLDDLGLRSVSGISLLIVALYISKRFKTWRPINLGLLSFISLNVVVGAFKYGLGRTKPRDGLDILHAGGMSYPSGHASNAIFIWGVVAYLIYRYAHVDRYNGRLASAGVGLLSLTVCVVSLLRNTHWFLDLFGGLLLGGALLVLIIAIDRFFPSDSQLH from the coding sequence ATGCCAACAGTTCTAGATCAGCGCCAGCGACAGATGCGTCGCGCACTGAAGTGGTCAGCAGGCTTATTTGCTGGATATCTCTACATCACCTACCAAGTACTTACTAATGGCTTTCTCATTCGCATCGACCGCGAACTTAATAATCTTGAACACCCACGCTTTACCGGCACAGTCGGATTCATCGTTCGCCGACTCGATGATTTAGGTCTTCGCAGCGTCTCTGGAATTTCCTTACTGATTGTCGCTCTCTATATTTCAAAGCGCTTTAAAACCTGGAGACCAATCAACCTCGGTCTATTGTCATTCATCTCTCTTAATGTTGTTGTGGGCGCATTTAAATATGGTTTAGGTCGTACAAAGCCGCGCGACGGTCTCGATATTTTGCACGCAGGTGGAATGTCTTATCCAAGTGGCCATGCCTCAAATGCAATCTTTATCTGGGGCGTTGTCGCCTATCTCATCTATCGCTACGCACATGTCGATCGCTACAACGGTCGCCTAGCAAGTGCTGGCGTAGGCCTACTTTCACTGACAGTCTGCGTCGTCTCTCTTCTTCGAAATACGCATTGGTTCCTTGATTTATTCGGCGGATTACTTCTAGGTGGAGCGCTTCTAGTCCTCATCATTGCGATAGATCGCTTCTTTCCATCTGATAGCCAACTTCACTAG
- the glmS gene encoding glutamine--fructose-6-phosphate transaminase (isomerizing) translates to MCGIVGYTGPQSAFTPIVEGLRRLEYRGYDSAGIALGTGTSLFVEKRAGKLANLEGALPANLPTVHSGIGHTRWATHGGPTDRNAHPHLDNEGKLAVIHNGIIENYSELKAELEKRGHKFESETDTESVAHLLSELRKEHGGDLTAAMRAAVRRLRGSFTLLAIHADAPQTIVGVRRNSPLVAGLGKGENFLASDVAAFIDYTKRAVELGQDEVVTISPEGIAICDLDGKALPLKEYEITWDAAAAQKGGFAHFMLKEIFDQPKAIADTLIGRLSDNDQVLLDELHMSDDEIKKIKRISVIACGTAYHAGMVAKYAIEKWAKVPVDVEIASEYRYRDPIVDKDSLVIAISQSGETMDLLMAVRHAKAAGARVLAVCNTNSSTIPRESDAVLYTHAGPEIAVASTKAFLTQIVAVYLIGLKLGQVRGTLTDAQVKSLYNEMLELPGQVEQILETIEPLRELTRKFVKNNTVLFLGRGIEYPVALEGALKLKELAYIHAEGFAGGELKHGPIALIEEGTAVIAILPTKDEHALDEKMLSNIQEVKARGARVVVIAPEGAEVIGAEHIIRIPVASPLFQPVLATVPLQVFAYEIAVARGTDVDQPRNLAKSVTVE, encoded by the coding sequence GTGTGCGGAATCGTGGGTTACACAGGACCACAATCTGCATTCACTCCCATCGTTGAAGGTCTGCGTCGCCTCGAATACCGCGGGTATGACTCAGCAGGTATTGCACTCGGAACCGGAACATCTCTCTTTGTAGAAAAGCGTGCAGGAAAGCTCGCCAACCTTGAAGGTGCACTTCCTGCCAATCTCCCAACTGTTCATTCAGGAATCGGCCACACTCGTTGGGCAACCCACGGTGGGCCAACAGATCGCAACGCGCATCCTCATTTAGATAACGAGGGCAAGCTCGCTGTCATTCACAACGGAATCATCGAAAATTACTCAGAACTCAAAGCAGAACTTGAAAAGCGCGGCCATAAGTTTGAATCTGAGACAGATACTGAATCTGTAGCGCACCTTCTATCTGAACTCCGCAAAGAACACGGTGGTGATCTCACAGCCGCAATGCGCGCTGCAGTTCGCCGCCTTCGCGGTTCTTTTACCCTTCTCGCAATCCATGCTGATGCACCCCAAACAATTGTGGGCGTTCGCCGTAATTCACCACTTGTTGCAGGCTTAGGTAAAGGCGAGAACTTCCTCGCATCCGATGTTGCAGCCTTTATCGATTACACCAAGCGAGCTGTCGAACTCGGCCAAGATGAAGTTGTCACAATTAGCCCTGAAGGCATCGCAATCTGCGACCTTGATGGCAAAGCGCTTCCACTGAAAGAGTACGAAATCACGTGGGATGCAGCAGCTGCTCAAAAGGGTGGTTTCGCGCACTTCATGCTCAAAGAAATCTTTGATCAACCAAAGGCAATCGCTGACACCTTGATTGGTCGCTTGAGCGATAACGATCAAGTTCTGCTCGATGAACTTCATATGAGCGATGATGAAATCAAGAAGATTAAGCGCATCTCAGTCATTGCCTGCGGAACTGCTTATCACGCAGGCATGGTCGCAAAGTATGCAATTGAAAAGTGGGCAAAGGTTCCAGTCGATGTAGAAATCGCATCCGAATACCGTTACCGCGATCCAATCGTTGATAAAGATTCTCTTGTTATCGCTATTTCACAATCTGGTGAAACCATGGATCTACTCATGGCTGTGCGCCATGCGAAAGCCGCGGGTGCTCGAGTACTCGCAGTCTGCAATACAAACTCTTCAACTATTCCTCGCGAATCAGATGCAGTGCTGTACACACATGCAGGACCAGAAATTGCTGTTGCATCAACGAAGGCATTTCTTACTCAGATTGTTGCTGTCTATTTGATTGGCCTCAAACTTGGACAAGTGCGCGGAACGCTTACCGATGCGCAGGTAAAGAGCCTCTATAACGAGATGCTCGAACTTCCTGGACAAGTTGAACAAATCCTCGAAACCATCGAACCGCTTCGCGAACTTACTCGTAAATTTGTAAAGAACAACACCGTCCTCTTCTTAGGTCGTGGCATCGAATATCCAGTTGCACTTGAAGGCGCACTCAAGCTCAAAGAGCTTGCCTATATTCACGCCGAAGGTTTTGCAGGTGGCGAACTTAAGCATGGTCCTATCGCTCTGATTGAAGAAGGCACTGCAGTGATTGCAATTCTTCCAACCAAGGATGAGCACGCACTCGATGAGAAAATGCTCAGCAACATTCAGGAAGTAAAGGCGCGCGGTGCTCGCGTTGTGGTTATTGCGCCAGAAGGTGCTGAAGTAATTGGCGCCGAGCACATCATTCGTATCCCGGTTGCTTCTCCTCTCTTCCAGCCAGTTCTCGCAACAGTTCCACTGCAGGTATTTGCATATGAGATTGCGGTTGCTCGCGGAACAGATGTCGATCAGCCACGAAACTTAGCTAAATCTGTAACAGTCGAGTAA
- the glmM gene encoding phosphoglucosamine mutase, with translation MALFGTDGIRALANSETLTAEVALDVAVAAAHILVESSSNKGKRPRAIVGQDSRASGEFLEAAVAAGLASAGIDVYRVGVLPTPAIAYLVGESGADLGVMISASHNPMPDNGIKLFSRGGGKLDDAIEAAIEKRMGEPWTRPTGRGVGRINFDETASDRYLNHLLASVSTPLKGLKIVVDCANGASSVVGPQAYEKAGATVIAIHHAPDGWNINENCGSTHLEDLQARVVAEGADFGIAHDGDADRCLAVDAQGNVIDGDAIMTILGRGFKERGALKSNTIVGTVMSNLGFMHAMKESGIDVVTTAVGDRYVLEKMLEGDFSLGGEQSGHLIMREFANTGDGILTALQLAQEVVRTKKSLAELAATMKRFPQVLINVPNVAKEKLSTSKAIADAVAKAESTLGDDGRVLLRASGTEPLIRVMVEAASDNLAQEIAASLAAVVKAELGN, from the coding sequence ATGGCTCTCTTTGGAACAGACGGGATTCGTGCTTTAGCAAATAGCGAAACCCTCACAGCTGAAGTAGCTCTCGATGTCGCAGTAGCTGCAGCTCATATCCTCGTTGAATCATCATCGAATAAGGGCAAGCGCCCACGCGCAATCGTTGGTCAAGATTCACGCGCATCTGGTGAATTCCTGGAAGCAGCCGTTGCTGCAGGTCTTGCAAGTGCAGGTATCGATGTCTATCGCGTAGGTGTTCTACCGACTCCAGCCATTGCTTACCTCGTCGGAGAATCCGGTGCCGACCTTGGTGTCATGATCTCTGCTTCTCACAACCCAATGCCCGATAACGGAATTAAGTTGTTCTCACGCGGCGGCGGAAAGCTCGATGACGCAATTGAAGCAGCGATTGAAAAGCGTATGGGCGAGCCATGGACACGTCCCACTGGTCGCGGCGTTGGTCGCATTAATTTTGATGAGACAGCAAGTGATCGCTACCTCAACCACTTGCTCGCATCGGTTTCAACTCCTCTTAAGGGTTTAAAGATTGTTGTCGACTGTGCAAATGGCGCCTCATCTGTTGTCGGACCTCAAGCTTATGAAAAGGCCGGAGCAACCGTTATTGCAATTCATCACGCGCCAGATGGTTGGAATATCAACGAGAATTGCGGATCGACTCACCTCGAAGATTTACAGGCACGCGTTGTTGCCGAAGGCGCTGACTTTGGAATCGCACACGATGGCGATGCCGATCGCTGCCTGGCAGTAGATGCACAAGGCAACGTCATTGATGGCGATGCGATCATGACAATTCTGGGTCGCGGATTTAAAGAACGTGGAGCACTTAAGTCCAACACAATCGTTGGAACAGTGATGAGCAACCTTGGATTTATGCACGCGATGAAGGAATCGGGAATCGACGTTGTCACAACAGCAGTGGGTGATCGTTACGTTCTCGAGAAGATGCTGGAAGGCGATTTCTCATTGGGCGGCGAACAATCAGGCCACCTCATCATGCGCGAATTCGCAAATACCGGAGATGGAATCCTCACCGCTCTTCAATTAGCTCAAGAAGTAGTTCGCACCAAGAAGTCACTCGCCGAACTTGCGGCAACGATGAAGCGCTTCCCACAGGTTTTGATCAACGTTCCTAACGTTGCTAAAGAGAAGCTCAGCACTTCGAAGGCAATTGCGGATGCTGTTGCAAAGGCAGAATCCACATTGGGCGATGATGGCCGAGTATTACTTCGTGCCTCAGGTACCGAACCACTCATTAGAGTCATGGTCGAAGCCGCGAGTGATAACCTTGCACAAGAAATCGCAGCATCACTTGCTGCAGTAGTTAAGGCAGAACTGGGGAATTAA
- the rpsI gene encoding 30S ribosomal protein S9, which translates to MSDTTFNELDETETPTSYSSSTPAAATNRKAITAPGAGTGRRKEAVARVRLVPGTGRWVVNGKTLEAYFPNKVHQQLVSEPFRTVGAENTYDVFARINGGGVSGQAGALRLGVARSLNEIDTEANRPALKKAGFLKRDARVIERKKYGLKKARKRSQYSKR; encoded by the coding sequence ATGTCAGATACAACTTTCAACGAGCTAGACGAGACAGAGACACCAACTTCTTACTCTTCTTCAACTCCTGCAGCTGCAACTAACCGCAAGGCAATCACAGCACCAGGTGCTGGTACAGGTCGCCGTAAGGAAGCAGTTGCTCGCGTTCGTCTCGTACCAGGTACAGGTCGTTGGGTTGTTAACGGCAAGACACTTGAAGCGTATTTCCCAAACAAGGTTCACCAGCAGCTCGTCTCTGAGCCATTCCGCACAGTAGGCGCTGAAAATACATACGATGTATTTGCACGCATCAACGGTGGTGGAGTTTCAGGTCAGGCTGGCGCACTTCGTCTCGGTGTTGCTCGTTCATTGAACGAGATTGATACAGAGGCAAACCGTCCAGCACTTAAGAAGGCTGGCTTCCTCAAGCGCGATGCACGCGTTATCGAACGTAAGAAGTACGGCCTTAAGAAGGCGCGTAAGCGTTCACAGTACTCAAAGCGTTAA